The DNA window acagttgtagaattaAAATTATCgtattgtacagaatgattatttacacagaattATACAGTATttcagttaagataagtgagatatgtggataatttctacagaggctatataaaatgctagtggttgtgaatggtggttcagtccatgttattattgtgtgtatgagggtaagttgtccattgtgtgtgtgtaggtggttgtGGCTGTTTGTATCTCCAGTCCATGGCtttgtcccaattcagggtctgcacgcttgaagtacgcacaCTACGCATACTACGTACGGTGTGTACTATAAGTACGAGCAGTGCGGaggtgagaggcttgtgaaatgggacggtctagccttcgtcGCCCtcttcaggttgcctagcaaccatgatactaactgcGAGAAACGTtacatacagcattgtttgacagaaatgaaggagaaaaaatttttgttggtcattcatttttgtcatgacatcactttgattagctgagtatctgaggctgagaccacaggactgtaaaacatgattgttgggcttcatttctgtactgaacagtcatttcaagAGTAGTTAgtaataacaattagctaatgctgttcatgagactaaaatcatctcactgcggtaatgtaaatataatatggccaatatatTGCTGTTCTCTCTTTGGCTCTCGGTGAAGGCAgttgcacttttctcctctcctccttccccttatcttccctgcttagcctcttgtgtccttgtccTGTCTCGTGTGTATTACTTTACCTGGAACAGTCTCTCACagtcgttctctaaaacctaaaagagaattatggatttgatcaactagaccagttgatcaaatctctgaatgctattgacacccttttctcaatgAGAAGTCCTGGCTCGGGAGAGCCCAAGTGCCCTacagggactttccctgccggatacacgatggatggGTGGCAGAAATGGAggatcgtgtgcctggcgggactgtcgatcgaggacgctgaagatatctacctattcggaaccatgataacagggttcttgctgataggagctggcttggccctggcttattgGAGAATTAAGACAGCGTCTTAATTTGCTGTaaatctgtggctgcgattaatcactttactggaaactttattaactagtaacttcatcagtcatgacagaagctaatatttctgtcctaacatcgtttaaacagCAACAGCTTTACTacaatataagctaacgtttacaccgcaactttaagctagcaccataaagacggtaaaacacgtaataatatCTACGTTTAGGGAGCTCTATAGTATTCAATGAGAGGACCCTGCACGTCAATCCTCGATGCAAGGGGGGTAACCTGTGCGTTGATAAGTGAAGCAGAGGtagcctgaccatgcgtcacacatTTGAcaagttgggagtgagaacgtgttgccgaaacacccgatgaatccaaggtccactaCTGACGATGTGTCCCATACAATAATCTAGATCAGATCTCTAATCCCCTCCCCcccaataaaaaataaaaaaaaatgtcagactAGCAAGGCAGGAGAGCTAggattaaatataaaacattaccACTTCCTAAAGAAGAGGGATGTTGAGCCTTACCAAACCTTAGCCTTCCTATGCGGCTCAAATCAAGCCTCTTGTTTATTTCTGAGAATCAAAATTCCACGCTAGATGGAAGGACAACAAGCTCTCAATAATTAAAGACCTACCAATACAAGCAATCTTCAAAGTCCATGGATCAAAGCTCAGTGGAAAATATGGGATAAAGTAAAAGGAGAATACAagttataataataaataataaaattcagATACTTTAATGGTagcagcatcacagcagatggccgcccctccctgagcctggttctgccggaggtttcttcctgttaaaaagggagttttgTCTTCCCAATggcgccaaagtgcttgcttatagggggtcatatgattgttgggtttttctctgtatctattattgtacgatctactgtacaatatacagcgccttgaggcaacttttgtcgCCTCAAGGCGACAACAGTTCAAAactttgaacatttgaagatgtTTTACCAGCCTAATAATGTAAACTATTTTAGATACATCAAACTGAGGAACTACTTCTCACCAAAACCGACCTACAGTAGATGATGCAATCGAATAATTTTTGTGAGGGCTGATGAAAACACCCTAGTTAAAGGTGTGATTGGTAAATTTTACAAGGGGTTATTGACCAGGAAGCCTCGCTTcctttctgtactgaacagtcatttgacacaattgaaaggtacaaatgtgcatgacacgaattcaaacgtggtgcagatgtgtgtcacaagttgatctggctgtaggctgtggcacttggccagaggtggcgctggttgactcgagtccatgttagtgcacaaagtaaactacacactgtagttgtgaagcaaaaacgctgaattcggagaaataaaccgtgcgaggggaacgataacgacgacaagagtctcccgatcgtttactcttgctgtcctgtgaacaacatcggcgtggtgttaattttttgctgttttcgTGATCGCGTCAcgcatgaggatatcaccaggtaaactcgccacatttttaaacattttgttgttcaacagcatcaagactgacagagtgtgtttgagataacctcacaagtgtcacaggtaacacatttggcgtttttttgctggtttgtcggtagcagctcctgaaacgcaagactgtcacacatctgttcgactaacgccagttgatctaaacgccagtagatctaaacgccagtagatctggaacaccggtatgcaaactgcagcggATCCAGTGAGCAGGGGAGGTTGCTCTTCACATGTGCCATGACAAGTCTCATGACGCACTTCATGATGATGGGGCTCAAGGCAATGGGACGATAGTCATTTAGGCAGGATACTGAGGATTTCTTTGGCACTGCgatgatggtggtggacttGAAGTACACGGGGACGATCATTTGCCTCAGTGAAGAGttgaagatgtctgtgaagactagggatgggtatcgtttaggttttatccgataccggtgccaaatcagtacttttgaaatggtgccggtgcttaaaccggtgcttaaagaatggagaacacaaaattggtccaaaaacctctcatgttcagctgttttttgtaaaaagataacaatgttagccttttctgcagctatggggcatatatggtatcactcttggctggaagcagtgcttaaacaatggaaaaaacaaactttgtcctaaacctctcatgtttagctgttttccactttttctttggtcattttagcctttttggccagggtgaagggagtatctgccatcaaacaagaggacagccgcatgtagctatgatgatgtttgctagttcaccttacatgcattaatgtaataacgtggttagcctactcaacgtaaattacacacgaacaacattaataaGTTACTCACGCAgaaaagaacggctgctgctgcatcatcatcctcatcatttctgctacactggcagggctaggggccaggactctcctcttcgggtttttgggggatgttgcataacaggcaacccacccgcagtagatgtgctcggtgtgaggtctcgcagcaagctatcaaatacggcgcatttatatacatatatacatatatatatatataaacacacccagcacgcccctgcgggcggtttatccttcaagctcgggtcctctaccagaggcctgggagcttgagggtcaagcgcagtatcttagctgttcccaggactgcgctcttctggacagagatctccgatgttgttcccgggatctgctggagccactcgcctagcttgggagtcaccgcacctagtgctccgattaccacggggaccaccgttaccttcaccctccacatcctctcgagctcttctctgagcccttggtatttctccagcttctcgtgttccttcttcctgatattgctgtcattcggaaccgctacatcgatcactacggccgtctgcttctgtttgtctaccaccactatatccggttggttagccaccaccattttctctgtctgtatctggaagtcccacaggatcttagctcggtcattctccaccacccttgggggcatctcccattttgaccttgggacttccaggttatactcggcacagatgttcctgtacactatgccggccacttggttatggcgttccatgtatgccttgcctgctagcatcttgcacttatatatatatatatatatctctatatatctatatatatatctatatctatatatatatatatatatctatatctatatatagatatatatatagatatatatagatatatatatatagatatatctctatatctctatatatatatatatctatatctctatatatatatagagatatatagagatatatatatatatatatatatatatatatagagatatatagagatatatagagagatatatatatatatatatatatatagatatatagagagatatatatatatatatagagatatatatatatagagatatatatatatagagatatatatatatagagatatctctatatatatatagagatatatagagatatctctatatatatatatctctatatatagagatatctctatatatatatctctatatatagagatatctctatatatatatctctatatatagagatatctctatatatatatctctatatatagagatatatatagagatatatatctctatatatatatctctatatatagagatatctctatatatatatctctatatatagagatatatatagagatatatatctctatatatatatctctatatatagagatatatatagagatatatatctctatatatatctctatatatatatatatatatatctctatatatatatatatatatctctatatatatatatatatatatatatatatatatatatatatatatatatatatatatctctatatatatatctctatatatatatatatatatatatatatatatatatatatatatatatatatatatatatatatatatatatatatatatctctatatatatatatatatatatatatctctatatatatatatatatatatctctatatatatatatatatatatatctctatatatatatatatatatatatatatatatatctctatatatatatctctatatatatatatatatatatctctatatatatatctctatatatatatctctatatatatatatatatatatatatatatatatatatctctatatatatatatatatatatatatatatatatatatctctatatatatatatatatatatatatatatatatctctatatatatatatatatatctctatatatctctatatatctctctatatatctctatatatctctatatatatatatatatatatatatatatatatatatatatatatatatatatatatatatatatatatatctatatctctatatctctctatatatctctatatctctatatctctatatatatatatatatatatatatatatatatatatatatatatatctctatatctctatatctctctatatatctctatatctctatatctctatatatatatatctctatatctctatatatatatatatatatatatatctctatatatatatatatatatatatatatatctctatatctctatatatatatatatatatatatatctctatatatatatatatatatatatatctctatatatatatatatatatatctctatatatctctatatatatatatatatatatatatatatatatatatatatatatatatatatatatctctatatatatatatatatatatatatatatatctctatatatatatatatatatatatatatatatatatatatatatatatatatctctatatctctatatctctctatatatctctatatctctatatctctatatatatatatctctatatctctatatatatatatatatctctatatatatatatatatatatatatatctctatatatatatatatatatatatatctatatatatatatatatatatctctatatatatctctatatatatatatatatatatatctctatatatatatatctctatatatatatatatatatatatctctatatatatatatctctatatatatatatatatatatatctctatatatatatatatatatatatctctatatatatatatatatatatatatatatatatatatatatatatctctatatatatatatatatatatctctatatatatatatatatatatctctatatatatatatatatatatatatatatatatatatatatctctatatatatatatatatatatctctatatatatatatatatatatatatatctctatatatatatatatatatatatatatctctatatatatatatatatatatatatatatatatatatatatatatatatatatatatatatatatatatatatatacacacacacacacacacatacatactgtTAAGGTTCACATaattgaggaagggtacaagaggtgatcgaagaataaccacactgatccggccgggtgaagtcaaacgatgactttaatacacgcgtgggaagaccactctgtacgcagacagggattgatcttcgacttaatcaaagcatacacagatttttatagcatcagggtttgaattaatgacgccccttcatacgtcacagacataatatatacatacatcaaatcaaaaccacaatgacttttaacacggTTTAAAAGAACATTGTCTTCTATCTTCATGGCCGGTACTTCCTGTTACTGCCGGATGCTCGCTTGTCATCTTgacacctcagcagcagttctgcgacaaactgctctttttgcaaccccaagcaaaacatgattaaacttccacctataaatgattctctctaactgagtgtgtgtgtgtgtgtgtgtgtgtgtcgtcctcaaatgctctctcAATTCAcccgttgcacttctgaccttttaccagaccagaggctcatccttatgtgtaataacctaactgaaactatatgtactatgttgaataaatgttttaatcaagaacttCTACTAAAAGCTtagtaaaagaatataaaagtataacagaCAATTTGAATAACCTAGTAATTCAAATAGCCTCGTCTAACCTGCTCCTCAGAATaacttagactctgctttcacttctgcaaactctctgcaacttcctgtcaactcctgcaacttagtctttctgaaagacacacacacactgtttaaacctctgaatgcaatatcaatactgcagattatattattaatgcaatggtaatgatgattatttaccaatagcagtaaaataatttccctgctccacaatacatacatacatacatacatacacacacacataaatatatattgtaGGGGTGCAACggtattcgtatcgatattgaaccgttcgatacagtgctttcggttcggtgccaggattgtgagtgattgctgaaaatgttgaaatgtactcactcactttttattattatttgtaaatatgtgtacaaatggttggttttttgtactgtttttatcaataaatctcagcaacaaaggaaataaacccatgtgtgttgatttctccctaagatggcaaactgaaacactccgagttggtgacttttggagatttatttccctggatgattgagaatgcatcaagacgaacacaaaaggaagttcacagcttttagcagctcccccaccccctcattcacacacccccactcccctccagaattcccagataacaacctaatttacatatgaatgactagacaatttagcttccacttggctgaagctaaagcctagctaaaagcctaccagccatttggctggaaggcgggttttaaaggtagaaaggtagaaggcTGGGCACTGCTGCTCTCGGGGGACTCAACGtgttaatcgtgcagccctaccattgaccaacaaccactgaccaaaaccttgatcagtggtctttgatcagtgggttatTGATAacaatgtcatctgcaaacatgaTAATCCAAAGAGACTGTTAACTTATCTTGCATGTCAGCCTGTCCATCACAACTGGTAGCAAGAAGGGGCTCAGAATTGGATGTAATCCCACCCCCACCTTCAATCAATCTGTTACCACACATTTCACCATTCTGTTTTCATGTCCTGCACCACCAGATCCACAAAGACATAGTGAAGATCTGACAGTCTCCATCAAACcctcaaagcaaacatcacatctgTGAATCTCTTTCCATTTACTTGCTCATTTTACCTAGTCCTAAGTCTTTCTAATACTTAGCTTGCTCAATGCTGTCAAAGTTTATCCACTCGCTTTCACCAGAGAGCATGTAGAAGGTCTTAACTGATATAACGGACTTTCTCGCAGTAGCATTGAACAGGAGATTAAAGCTGAATTCTGTCAGGCCTGATCAAGTTTTTAAGTTTGACCAGGCATACAGAAGATTTGTTCAGATCAGCTGTGTTTCTCACTCTGTCCAAAAGAACTCTGTCAGAGTACTGTCACGACGGTCTGCCAGTTTTGTTACAGAGGGACACTTTGTCAGTTGAACAAGTTTGTGTTATGGATATAAAACTTTCCACCCCATTCACGTTTCAGTGTTTTAATTTTAAGATGGTtgatatctttatttttttagatgatTAAACTAGACTTTCCACACTGACCACAAATGCTTTAATTCCAGTGTGAATGATCTGGTGCTTTTTAAATGTGTCTATATAAGTAAAAGCCTccacagtgatcacaaaacaattatttgactccagtgtggatgacttGATGTTTTCTTAAATTACTAATATGAGTAAAAGATTTTCCACACTGGCCACAGACAAAAGCTttaactccagtgtggatgagttGATGTTTTCTTAAATTACTAATATGAGTAAAAGATTTTCCACACTGGCCACAGACAAATGATTTAACTCCAGCATGGATTAGCTGATGATCTTTTAAGTGACTTCTAtgagtaaaagactttccacactgatcacaggtgAATGCTTTAACTCCAGCATGGAtgagcagatgttgttttaagtGACTATTGCGATTAAAAGCCTTTCCACACTGATTGCAGCTGAATGGTTTAATTCCAGCATGGATGAGCTGATGTTGTTTCAAGTGACTTTTGTGAGTAAAACAgtttccacactgatcacaccTAAAAGGTTTTACTCCAGCATGGATAAGCTGATGTTCTTTTAAGTGACTTTTGTGAGTAAAACAgtttccacactgatcacaccTAAAAGGTTTAACTCCAGCATGGAGGAGCTGATGTCCTTTTAAGTGACTTTTGcgagtaaaagactttccacactgatcacagctgaacggtTTAACCCCAGCATGGATAAACTGATGTTCTTTAAAGTTCCTTTTGTGAGTAAAAGCCTTTCCACACTGATTACAGCTAAATGGTTTAACACCAGAgtggataagctgatgtttttttaagcttCCATCCTGAGTAAAAGCCTtcccacactgttcacagctgaATGGTTTAAATCCAGTGTGGATGAGCTGATGTGCTGTTAAGTTACTTTTGGAAgtgaaagactttccacactggTCGCAGCTGAATGGTttaactccagtgtggatgacctgatgtcCTTTTAAGTTACTTTTGGAAgtgaaagactttccacactgttcacagctgaatggtttaaatccagtgtggatgagctgatgtttttttaaactgtgatgctgagaaaaagactttccacaccgATCACAGCTAAAGGGTTTAACTTCAGCATGGATGAGCTGATGTCTTTTTAAGCTGCTATTAtgagtaaaagactttccacaacGATCACATCTAAAGCTTCTGTCCCCACTATCGGTGCGCTGGTGTCTTCTGGCTTGCTTCATAGTGGTAAAAGTCTTTTCCACAGGGATCACAACTGGTTTATCTGTACTTGTTGGCCTTGGGTGGGTTATTTTTAGGTCATCGGTGTGCAGAGGTTTTGGCttgcttttccttcttttgcCTATGATGACAAAGAATCAAAATAGTGACACGCAGTTATGGAACAACAAaacctacaaaaaaaaaagaaaaaagaaaaaagaatatagttttttttcttctttttttttttttacaccgtGTAAGAATATTCAACactgctatcaatacatttttcaaaaattgTCTCTGTGCAAgatgggtttaaaaacacaaacaactgtgggatactgtttgtccatgaTTGCACCAAATTGGCACAGCACTGATCCTGTGACAAGGTAGGTATCACCAACTAAATTTGTGCCCCCTGCATTGTGAGCATTCACTGGGcactgttagatttgtattgttgattgtcatttatgcttagaagtaTCTACTCATAATCAATGTCATGTTGGTAGAGGTTTGATCTTTCTGTGTGCCTCCCAGAGCACTCTGGCATGCACATACAACTtaaggtcaggagagaggtcaTATctgctcttactgatttatggtatagaaggacacctactctgtatctggttaagtataagagccttttgtttagatggacCGCcagactcctggcaccagctttggggagtcttcacggggtcacatcttgaccccccacacacacacaaggtattCTTTGTCCACATGTATACCTATATGAaatgtcatatgttaatgaacctatgcatattcatgcaaccacaataaaaggagtgctattgGGAaactggctgagagtctgacggaggtcaagtcggtggaacgacacttggctccaggcaggtaacacaaagaactttgcctactcgtgtcttgcttttgctgtgtagtaTATTCTCttgaacgttccagcgaataggtttaagcTAGAAACCTATCAGGCACGGACTGCGGATCCAGTTTGCTCTGCCTCCATTACAAATGATTAGACGTGGAAGTAGTAATGTTTGAGTTTTGTGATGAAGCAAAAAATGAGTGGATTACATTACCATTCAGTTTGAGGGTTACAActgaaaattatatatttattgttcTCACGAGGTACCggacgggattattttaacaaacaaagaacattttttctcctgtaactttactgtatgaAGAGCTAAAACCTCCAACatttcaggagtagttagtgATCATTTTCTAGTCATTGGcttggaaggaagttggtttggaagcaTATTTGGCAATGCATCAACgtctgctttgcgtttgtgtgcaaccccattaaaaaaaaacccttctaTTATTCTAGCAGTGTGTGACAAAGTGGCTAGGACTGAATTCATTTACCATTTGTATATATTGTTATTTTAAGGTCTGTTATCTTATAGTCAAGATCCATCAGGTGCTCCACCAGTTGCAAAACCAATAGACTAAAAACCACCTTCTTCCCGTGGGCTGTCAGAACTTTTAATGCAAACTAAGAATGTGAACAGACTTCTTCCATACAATAACTCTCTTGCTGCTGTTCATTGACTATGTTGCTGCCATCCCATGTGCAATATCTTAGTCTTTCCTTGTTCTGTGCAATATTTTGGTCATCTCTTTTTTTGGTGCTATGTTTTAACCCCTGTGCTATATTTAGGTCTCTGTAAAAAAAAGTCCTGgcttttatagcagataaccccCTGAAAATATTCTCCAGTAAAtccaaaaaggaagaaaaccaCGAATcgacatatgaacattacctgatgctgctgaactAAAGTAGAGCAATGTTgaagaggttttattagagaaaTGGCTACGCATTTTACAATTTGGCATCGTttgtaaaagtttaaatttcttcagtagaAATGAGCAGAAATTAAGCTTTCTGGTCAGAtggcactttaaaaaaaacaaacaaacaaaaacaatgggCAGCAACACTGTACACATCGGTAGACTGATGCATGATAAGCAAGCAAATAATGcaaaaaactgattttttttataatggCAAACTAGTCTTGAACTACACTGAGAGAGCTGTAGAGCAAGTGTGATTAGTGGTGGAAGCAAGACAGCAAATGCAAGAGGGAGTTCATGACAATATTTATCAAACATGAAGCATAATTTTGATGCTCTTTTGCttctggttcagtgaatttagTCAGACAGTGATACAACCTGTAgtttcagaatctgtgagatgtCGACTTTCAGCACCAGACGGCAGGTCAGCGcgttatatttaaatattttggcGGAATCTGTTTGCCTGCTCTTTAATCATTATTGTGTTATTCAAACTACAATACAGggaaatttattttttcaaaccaCCCATCATCAAGCCTTGAAACCTGGTGCGACTAACTCCTACAAGTGTTCCAACCTTTCTGAATTACTTACAAACTGCTCTGTCTGCATAAAAGCAGTGTTGGAACACACTGTGGTAAGATATCCTTATGAGCATCAGTTGAACATTATTGTACTGCAGAAAGTGATGTTTTGCCACAAAAAAGGTGAGGAACAAGGCAGTTAACTCTAGAAGAGAGAAATAGCAAAGAAAGTCAAGGGGTCAATGAATACATTTTCCTTCACCATTCAAAAGCCCTCAGAAACTGGGACAactctgacaggaagaggtCTGGCAGACCCAAAGCCACAACTGAATACCAGGACAGGTTTCTGAGAGTTGACAGGTTGTGTAACAGCTGAGTCACAGGACAAAAGCTTCAAGCACATAAATAGTGGTCATAGTAATCAAGTGTCAGTTGCAACAGTGAATAGAAGACTTCAAGCTGCAGGTTTGATAGGATGAGTTGCAGCAAGAAAGCCAATGCTGAGACATCAGAATAAGAAGAATCAGTATAAGAGGTTTCCCTGAGCCATGAAACACTGCCATTGAACTACGGAGGACTGGAAGGTATAatgaatcaaaatttgaaatctTTGGTTCATCACGCAGAACTTGTGCAGCACATATGGAAAGAACTTTTTGAAGaatataaagaataaaacaggtatgttcagctgttttatcTGCCAGGCCTATAAATTGATTCCATGATTTCTTTGTTTAACTCCAACTCATTATTTATACTATGGTTTCGTTTCAGAGTGCAATGAAACACTAAGCTACATAATTTTCAATTGAAAAAAATTCAGAAATTAGGGTGTTCTACCACTTTTGACCGGTAGGGTACGCTTCCACTCAAAAGTTGGACACACACgctcatttaatggtttttacTTTTACTAATTTATTTTACTAATTTCTACTTTATAGCTATATACGTCAAATATATGAAGCGAGATAAAAGGAATTATTTGGCAAAGAAAACAATAATGAATAACTGTAAAATATATTATGTCTTATATTTTAGACTCAAAGTGACATCAAATAGATATTCATTTTTCCATTCAGTGTGGGTATGTaccacaaatatatattttttaaacagaagCAATGTTTTCGAAGTATTTCGGTGACAAAAGAAAGATTAGAAACATTAAGGAATACTAGTTGCtttacattatttttctttagc is part of the Maylandia zebra isolate NMK-2024a linkage group LG3, Mzebra_GT3a, whole genome shotgun sequence genome and encodes:
- the LOC106674935 gene encoding uncharacterized protein LOC106674935; its protein translation is MKQARRHQRTDSGDRSFRCDRCGKSFTHNSSLKRHQLIHAEVKPFSCDRCGKSFSQHHSLKKHQLIHTGFKPFSCEQCGKSFTSKSNLKGHQVIHTGVKPFSCDQCGKSFTSKSNLTAHQLIHTGFKPFSCEQCGKAFTQDGSLKKHQLIHSGVKPFSCNQCGKAFTHKRNFKEHQFIHAGVKPFSCDQCGKSFTRKSHLKGHQLLHAGVKPFRCDQCGNCFTHKSHLKEHQLIHAGVKPFRCDQCGNCFTHKSHLKQHQLIHAGIKPFSCNQCGKAFNRNSHLKQHLLIHAGVKAFTCDQCGKSFTHRSHLKDHQLIHAGVKSFVCGQCGKSFTHISNLRKHQLIHTGVKAFVCGQCGKSFTHISNLRKHQVIHTGVK